Proteins co-encoded in one Rattus rattus isolate New Zealand chromosome 5, Rrattus_CSIRO_v1, whole genome shotgun sequence genomic window:
- the Surf4 gene encoding surfeit locus protein 4, translated as MGQNDLMGTAEDFADQFLRVTKQYLPHVARLCLISTFLEDGIRMWFQWSEQRDYIDTTWSCGYLLASSFVFLNLLGQLTGCVLVLSRNFVQYACFGLFGIIALQTIAYSILWDLKFLMRNLALGGGLLLLLAESRSEGKSMFAGVPTMRESSPKQYMQLGGRVLLVLMFMTLLHFDASFFSIIQNIVGTALMILVAIGFKTKLAALTLVVWLFAINVYFNAFWTIPVYKPMHDFLKYDFFQTMSVIGGLLLVVALGPGGVSMDEKKKEW; from the exons ATGGGACAGAACGACCTGATGGGCACGGCCGAGGATTTCGCCGACCAG TTCCTTCGAGTCACCAAGCAGTACCTGCCTCATGTGGCACGCCTCTGCCTGATTAGCACCTTCCTGGAAGATGGCATCCGCATGTGGTTCCAGTGGAGTGAGCAGCGCGACTATATTGATACCACCTGGAGCTGTGGTTACCTGCTGGCCTCATCCTTCGTGTTCCTCAACCTGCTGGGACAGTTGA CTGGCTGTGTTTTGGTGCTGAGCAGGAACTTCGTGCAGTATGCCTGCTTTGGGCTGTTTGGAATCATCGCACTTCAG acAATTGCCTACAGCATTTTGTGGGACTTGAAGTTTCTGATGAG GAACCTGGCTTTAGGAGGAGGTTTGCTGCTGCTCTTGGCAGAGTCTCGCTCAGAAGGGAAGAGCATGTTTGCTGGTGTCCCCACCATGCGTGAGAGCTCCCCCAAGCAGTACATGCAGCTTGGAGGAAGGGTCCTGCTGGTCCTGATGTTCATGACCCTCCTTCACTTTGATGCCAGCTTTTTTTCT ATCATCCAGAACATTGTGGGCACAGCTCTGATGATCTTAGTAGCCATTGGTTTTAAAACCAAGCTGGCAGCTTTGACTCTCGTCGTCTGGCTGTTTGCCATCAACGTGTACTTCAACGCCTTCTGGACAATCCCGGTCTATAAGCCCATGCACGACTTCCTGAAATATGACTTCTTCCAGACCATGTCAGTGATTGGAGGCCTGCTCCTAGTGGTGGCTCTTGGCCCAGGGGGTGTCTCCATggatgagaagaagaaagagtggtAA
- the Surf2 gene encoding surfeit locus protein 2 isoform X1, which produces MASPIMDEPPSDVLAFLRQHPSLRLLPNTHKVRCSLTGHELPCRLPDLQVYTSGKKYQRLSSAFSAFDYTAFEPHIVPSTKNRHQLFCKLTLRHINKSPEHVLRHTRGRRYQRALQKYEECQKQGVEYVPACLLHKRKKREDQMDVDDLPGQRTEFWEPTSSDEGGALSDDSMTDLYPPELFTERELLKPEDFQTDQQEKPKQSEKSTTEREAKVGHKRGRKLRKKELTPLTKKFKSHHHKPKNFSSFKQLGS; this is translated from the exons ATGGCGTCTCCGATCATGGACGAACCACCTTCTGATGTGCTTGCATTTCTGCGCCAGCACCCCAGCTTGAGACTGCTGCCCAACACCCACAAG GTACGCTGCTCGCTAACTGGTCATGAGCTTCCCTGCCGTCTGCCGGACCTCCAAGTCTACACTAGCGGCAAGAAGTACCAGCGGCTCTCAAGTGCCTTCTCTGCCTTCGATTACACAGCGTTCGAGCCACACATTGTGCCCAGCACAAAGAATCG GCACCAACTGTTCTGCAAACTCACCCTGAGGCACATCAACAAGTCCCCAGAACATGTGCTGAGGCACACTCGGGGCCGGAGGTATCAGAGAGCACTTCAAAAAT ATGAAGAGTGTCAGAAACAAGGGGTGGAGtatgtgcctgcctgccttctacacaagaggaagaagagggaggaccAGATGGATGTCGATGACCTCCCAGGCCAGAGAACAGAATTCTGGGAACCAACTTCCAGTGACGAGGGAGGCGCCTTGAGTGATGACAGCATGACAGACCTATACCCAC CTGAGCTGTTCACAGAGAGAGAACTGCTCAAGCCTGAAGACTTTCAGACAGACCAACAGGAGAAGCCCAAACAGTCAGAAAAGAGCACTacagagagagaagccaaagTGGGCCACAAGAGGGGCCGTAAACTCAGGAAG AAGGAGCTCACCCCGTTGACCAAGAAGTTCAAAAGCCATCATCACAAGCCCAAGAACTTCAGTTCCTTTAAGCAGCTAGGGAGCTGA
- the Surf2 gene encoding surfeit locus protein 2 isoform X2 — protein sequence MASPIMDEPPSDVLAFLRQHPSLRLLPNTHKVRCSLTGHELPCRLPDLQVYTSGKKYQRLSSAFSAFDYTAFEPHIVPSTKNRHQLFCKLTLRHINKSPEHVLRHTRGRRYQRALQKYEECQKQGVEYVPACLLHKRKKREDQMDVDDLPGQRTEFWEPTSSDEGGALSDDSMTDLYPPELFTERELLKPEDFQTDQQEKPKQSEKSTTEREAKVGHKRGRKLRKELTPLTKKFKSHHHKPKNFSSFKQLGS from the exons ATGGCGTCTCCGATCATGGACGAACCACCTTCTGATGTGCTTGCATTTCTGCGCCAGCACCCCAGCTTGAGACTGCTGCCCAACACCCACAAG GTACGCTGCTCGCTAACTGGTCATGAGCTTCCCTGCCGTCTGCCGGACCTCCAAGTCTACACTAGCGGCAAGAAGTACCAGCGGCTCTCAAGTGCCTTCTCTGCCTTCGATTACACAGCGTTCGAGCCACACATTGTGCCCAGCACAAAGAATCG GCACCAACTGTTCTGCAAACTCACCCTGAGGCACATCAACAAGTCCCCAGAACATGTGCTGAGGCACACTCGGGGCCGGAGGTATCAGAGAGCACTTCAAAAAT ATGAAGAGTGTCAGAAACAAGGGGTGGAGtatgtgcctgcctgccttctacacaagaggaagaagagggaggaccAGATGGATGTCGATGACCTCCCAGGCCAGAGAACAGAATTCTGGGAACCAACTTCCAGTGACGAGGGAGGCGCCTTGAGTGATGACAGCATGACAGACCTATACCCAC CTGAGCTGTTCACAGAGAGAGAACTGCTCAAGCCTGAAGACTTTCAGACAGACCAACAGGAGAAGCCCAAACAGTCAGAAAAGAGCACTacagagagagaagccaaagTGGGCCACAAGAGGGGCCGTAAACTCAGGAAG GAGCTCACCCCGTTGACCAAGAAGTTCAAAAGCCATCATCACAAGCCCAAGAACTTCAGTTCCTTTAAGCAGCTAGGGAGCTGA
- the LOC116901251 gene encoding surfeit locus protein 1 isoform X4, which translates to MAAVMALTVLRRRITRWPQWACAGPAPFCAVRRSVFGFSVRSGMVCRPHRCCSSTAETAAAKAEDDSFLQWFLLFIPATAFGLGTWQVQRRKWKLKLIAELESRVMAEPIPLPADPMELKNLEYRPVKVRGHFDHSKELYIMPRTMVDPVREARDAGRLSSTESGAYVVTPFHCSDLGVTILVNRGFVPRKKVNPETRQQGQVLGEVDLVGIVRLTENRKPFVPENNPERNHWYYRDLDAMAKITGTDPIFIDADFKSTTPGGPIGGQTRVTLRNEHMQYIITWYGLCAATSYLWFRKFVRRTPGV; encoded by the exons ATGGCTGCTGTAATGGCTTTGACTGTCCTGCGAAGACGGATAACGCGATGGCCGCAGTGGGCCTGCGCGGGGCCG GCCCCGTTCTGCGCGGTCAGAAGGAGCGTCTTTGGGTTTTCTGTTCGCTCAG GGATGGTCTGTAGGCCACACAGGTGTTGCAGTTCTACTGCTGAAACAGCCGCCGCTAAAGCAGAGGACGACTCTTTTCTCCAGTGGTTCCTGCTTTTCATCCCTGCTACTGCTTTTGGTCTGGGGACTTGGCAG GTCCAGCGCCGGAAATGGAAGCTGAAACTGATTGCAGAATTAGAGTCGCGAGTCATGGCTGAGCCCATCCCTCTACCTGCAGA CCCAATGGAACTGAAAAATTTGGAGTACAGGCCAGTGAAGGTCAGGGGGCACTTTGACCACTCCAAGGAGTTGTACATAATGCCTCGGACCATGGTGGACCCTGTCCGAGAGGCACGTGATGCTGGCAGATTATCCTCAACTGAAAGTGGGGCCTACGTTGTTACTCCTTTCCATTGCTCTGACTTGGG AGTCACCATCCTGGTCAATAGAGGGTTTGTTCCCAGGAAGAAAGTGAATCCGGAGACCAGGCAGCAAGGCCAG GTTCTGGGAGAAGTAGACCTAGTAGGCATAGTGAggctgacagaaaacaggaagcccTTTGTTCCTGAGAACAACCCAGAGAGGAATCACTGGTATTATCGGGACCTGGACGCTATGGCCAAGATAACAGGAACGGACCCCATCTTCATTGATGCAGACTTCA AAAGCACAACACCCGGAGGGCCCATTGGAGGTCAAACCAGAGTAACCCTTCGGAATGAGCACATGCAGTACATCATTACCTG GTATGGACTTTGTGCAGCCACATCATACTTGTGGTTCCGAAAATTTGTGCGTCGGACACCAGGTGTGTGA
- the LOC116901251 gene encoding surfeit locus protein 1 isoform X3, translated as MAAVMALTVLRRRITRWPQWACAGPAPFCAVRRSVFGFSVRSGMVCRPHRCCSSTAETAAAKAEDDSFLQWFLLFIPATAFGLGTWQVQRRKWKLKLIAELESRVMAEPIPLPAEVTILVNRGFVPRKKVNPETRQQGQVLGEVDLVGIVRLTENRKPFVPENNPERNHWYYRDLDAMAKITGTDPIFIDADFKSTTPGGPIGGQTRVTLRNEHMQYIITWYGLCAATSYLWFRKFVRRTPGV; from the exons ATGGCTGCTGTAATGGCTTTGACTGTCCTGCGAAGACGGATAACGCGATGGCCGCAGTGGGCCTGCGCGGGGCCG GCCCCGTTCTGCGCGGTCAGAAGGAGCGTCTTTGGGTTTTCTGTTCGCTCAG GGATGGTCTGTAGGCCACACAGGTGTTGCAGTTCTACTGCTGAAACAGCCGCCGCTAAAGCAGAGGACGACTCTTTTCTCCAGTGGTTCCTGCTTTTCATCCCTGCTACTGCTTTTGGTCTGGGGACTTGGCAG GTCCAGCGCCGGAAATGGAAGCTGAAACTGATTGCAGAATTAGAGTCGCGAGTCATGGCTGAGCCCATCCCTCTACCTGCAGA AGTCACCATCCTGGTCAATAGAGGGTTTGTTCCCAGGAAGAAAGTGAATCCGGAGACCAGGCAGCAAGGCCAG GTTCTGGGAGAAGTAGACCTAGTAGGCATAGTGAggctgacagaaaacaggaagcccTTTGTTCCTGAGAACAACCCAGAGAGGAATCACTGGTATTATCGGGACCTGGACGCTATGGCCAAGATAACAGGAACGGACCCCATCTTCATTGATGCAGACTTCA AAAGCACAACACCCGGAGGGCCCATTGGAGGTCAAACCAGAGTAACCCTTCGGAATGAGCACATGCAGTACATCATTACCTG GTATGGACTTTGTGCAGCCACATCATACTTGTGGTTCCGAAAATTTGTGCGTCGGACACCAGGTGTGTGA
- the LOC116901251 gene encoding surfeit locus protein 1 isoform X1: protein MAAVGLRGAGPVLRGQKERLWVFCSLSVVKLPPGMVCRPHRCCSSTAETAAAKAEDDSFLQWFLLFIPATAFGLGTWQVQRRKWKLKLIAELESRVMAEPIPLPADPMELKNLEYRPVKVRGHFDHSKELYIMPRTMVDPVREARDAGRLSSTESGAYVVTPFHCSDLGVTILVNRGFVPRKKVNPETRQQGQVLGEVDLVGIVRLTENRKPFVPENNPERNHWYYRDLDAMAKITGTDPIFIDADFKSTTPGGPIGGQTRVTLRNEHMQYIITWYGLCAATSYLWFRKFVRRTPGV, encoded by the exons ATGGCCGCAGTGGGCCTGCGCGGGGCCG GCCCCGTTCTGCGCGGTCAGAAGGAGCGTCTTTGGGTTTTCTGTTCGCTCAG TGTTGTAAAACTCCCTCCAGGGATGGTCTGTAGGCCACACAGGTGTTGCAGTTCTACTGCTGAAACAGCCGCCGCTAAAGCAGAGGACGACTCTTTTCTCCAGTGGTTCCTGCTTTTCATCCCTGCTACTGCTTTTGGTCTGGGGACTTGGCAG GTCCAGCGCCGGAAATGGAAGCTGAAACTGATTGCAGAATTAGAGTCGCGAGTCATGGCTGAGCCCATCCCTCTACCTGCAGA CCCAATGGAACTGAAAAATTTGGAGTACAGGCCAGTGAAGGTCAGGGGGCACTTTGACCACTCCAAGGAGTTGTACATAATGCCTCGGACCATGGTGGACCCTGTCCGAGAGGCACGTGATGCTGGCAGATTATCCTCAACTGAAAGTGGGGCCTACGTTGTTACTCCTTTCCATTGCTCTGACTTGGG AGTCACCATCCTGGTCAATAGAGGGTTTGTTCCCAGGAAGAAAGTGAATCCGGAGACCAGGCAGCAAGGCCAG GTTCTGGGAGAAGTAGACCTAGTAGGCATAGTGAggctgacagaaaacaggaagcccTTTGTTCCTGAGAACAACCCAGAGAGGAATCACTGGTATTATCGGGACCTGGACGCTATGGCCAAGATAACAGGAACGGACCCCATCTTCATTGATGCAGACTTCA AAAGCACAACACCCGGAGGGCCCATTGGAGGTCAAACCAGAGTAACCCTTCGGAATGAGCACATGCAGTACATCATTACCTG GTATGGACTTTGTGCAGCCACATCATACTTGTGGTTCCGAAAATTTGTGCGTCGGACACCAGGTGTGTGA
- the LOC116901251 gene encoding surfeit locus protein 1 isoform X2, whose amino-acid sequence MVCRPHRCCSSTAETAAAKAEDDSFLQWFLLFIPATAFGLGTWQVQRRKWKLKLIAELESRVMAEPIPLPADPMELKNLEYRPVKVRGHFDHSKELYIMPRTMVDPVREARDAGRLSSTESGAYVVTPFHCSDLGVTILVNRGFVPRKKVNPETRQQGQVLGEVDLVGIVRLTENRKPFVPENNPERNHWYYRDLDAMAKITGTDPIFIDADFKSTTPGGPIGGQTRVTLRNEHMQYIITWYGLCAATSYLWFRKFVRRTPGV is encoded by the exons ATGGTCTGTAGGCCACACAGGTGTTGCAGTTCTACTGCTGAAACAGCCGCCGCTAAAGCAGAGGACGACTCTTTTCTCCAGTGGTTCCTGCTTTTCATCCCTGCTACTGCTTTTGGTCTGGGGACTTGGCAG GTCCAGCGCCGGAAATGGAAGCTGAAACTGATTGCAGAATTAGAGTCGCGAGTCATGGCTGAGCCCATCCCTCTACCTGCAGA CCCAATGGAACTGAAAAATTTGGAGTACAGGCCAGTGAAGGTCAGGGGGCACTTTGACCACTCCAAGGAGTTGTACATAATGCCTCGGACCATGGTGGACCCTGTCCGAGAGGCACGTGATGCTGGCAGATTATCCTCAACTGAAAGTGGGGCCTACGTTGTTACTCCTTTCCATTGCTCTGACTTGGG AGTCACCATCCTGGTCAATAGAGGGTTTGTTCCCAGGAAGAAAGTGAATCCGGAGACCAGGCAGCAAGGCCAG GTTCTGGGAGAAGTAGACCTAGTAGGCATAGTGAggctgacagaaaacaggaagcccTTTGTTCCTGAGAACAACCCAGAGAGGAATCACTGGTATTATCGGGACCTGGACGCTATGGCCAAGATAACAGGAACGGACCCCATCTTCATTGATGCAGACTTCA AAAGCACAACACCCGGAGGGCCCATTGGAGGTCAAACCAGAGTAACCCTTCGGAATGAGCACATGCAGTACATCATTACCTG GTATGGACTTTGTGCAGCCACATCATACTTGTGGTTCCGAAAATTTGTGCGTCGGACACCAGGTGTGTGA
- the Med22 gene encoding LOW QUALITY PROTEIN: mediator of RNA polymerase II transcription subunit 22 (The sequence of the model RefSeq protein was modified relative to this genomic sequence to represent the inferred CDS: deleted 2 bases in 1 codon) — translation MAQQRALPQSKETLLQSYNKRLKDDIKSIMDNFTEIIKTAKIEDETQVSRATQGEQDNYEMHVRAANINIKQTSRTHCRPSTNYTEHGHCLCLLSCFTLIMMVQVRAGESLMKLVSDLKQFLILNDFPSVNEAIDQRNQQLRALQEECDRKLITLRDEVSIDLYELEEEYYSSSSSLCEANDLPLCEAYWRLDLDTDSADGLSAPLLASPETGAGPLQSAAPVHSHGGGPGPTEHT, via the exons ATGGCCCAGCAGAGAGCCCTGCCCCAGAGCAAAGAGACGCTACTGCAGTCATATAACAAGCGGCTCAAAGACGACATCAAGTCCATCATGGACAACTTCACTGAGATCATCAAGACGGCCAAG ATTGAGGATGAGACGCAGGTGTCGCGGGCTACTCAGGGCGAACAGGACAACTACGAGATGCACGTTCGAGCTGCCAACATC AACATAAAACAGACTTCCAGAACCCACTGTCGGCCCAGCACCAATTACACAGAGCAC ggccactgtctctgcctcctttcatGTTTTACCCTGATTATGATGGTGCAGGTCCGAGCTGGTGAGTCATTGATGAAGCTGGTATCCGATCTCAAGCAGTTTCTGATCCTCAATGACTTCCCATCTGTGAATGAAGCCATTGACCAGCGTAACCAGCAGCTTCGAGCCCTGCAGGAGGAGTGTGACCGCAAGCTCATCACCCTGCGGGATGAGGTCTCCATTGACCTGTATGAGCTGGAGGAGGAGTACTACTCGTCCAG CTCAAGTCTCTGCGAAGCTAATGACCTGCCTCTATGTGAAGCTTACTGGAGGCTGGACCTCGACACAGATTCTGCTGATGGCCTCTCAGCCCCTCTTCTGGCGTCCCCGGAGACTGGTGCTGGTCCCTTGCAGTCTGCAGCCCCTGTCCACTCCCATGGTGGTGGCCCTGGCCCTACAGAACACACCTGA
- the Surf6 gene encoding surfeit locus protein 6 yields MASLLAKDAYLQDLAKKICAQPGPERQRSQWAVRTKGSEAAGPPKKKRKKTQNKSRKQEQKAMEHKTKPLGKKSPTSSSAKKPGISKQGSSGSLGSPEDSRGTAPDSVFALDFLRQRLHEKIQMARGQGGTKELSAATLEKRQRRKQERERKKRKRRELQAKQQVAEAEKKEEPVKAPPKMACKDLQESGLIFNKVEVAGEEPASKAQRKKEKRQQVKGNLTPLTGRNYRQLLDRLHARQGRVEELRDQDAGKAQELEAKMKWTNLLYKAEGVKIRDDERLLQEALKRKEKRRAQRQRKWEKRSEHVVEKMQQRQDKRRQNLRKKKAARAERRLQKARKKGRVLPQDLERAGLS; encoded by the exons ATGGCTTCTCTCCTGGCTAAGGATGCCTATCTGCAGGACTTGGCCAAGAAGATCTGCGCGCAGCCTGGCCCTGAGCGGCAGAGGAGCCAGTGGG CTGTCAGAACAAAAGGCTCAGAAGCTGCTggacccccaaaaaagaaaaggaagaaaacacaaaataagtctCGGAAGCAGGAGCAGAAAGCTATGGAGCACAAGACTAAACCCCTGGGCAAGAAGTCCCCCACCTCTTCTAGTGCCAAGAAACCAGGGATATCCAAACAAGGGAGCTCCGGCTCCCTGGGGTCCCCTGAAG aTAGCCGAGGCACAGCGCCCGATTCTGTCTTTGCACTGGATTTCCTGAGACAGCGGCTACATGAGAAAATCCAGATGGCCCGGGGTCAG GGTGGCACCAAGGAGCTGTCTGCTGCCACTCTAGAAAAAAGACAGCGGAGAAAGCAGGAGAGGGAACGGAAGAAGAGGAAGCGGAGGGAGCTCCAAGCAAAGCAGCAGGTTGCAGAggctgagaaaaaggaggaacCAGTCAAGGCGCCCCCCAAAATGGCCTGCAAGGATCTGCAGGAATCAGGGCTGATCTTTAATAAG GTGGAGGTAGCTGGAGAGGAGCCAGCCAGCAAGGCCCAGCGCAAGAAGGAGAAGCGGCAGCAGGTGAAGGGGAACTTGACCCCACTGACAGGCAGGAACTATAGGCAGCTGCTGGACCGTCTGCATGCCCGGCAGGGCCGGGTGGAGGAGCTTCGCGATCAGGATGCAGGCAAGGCCCAGGAGCTGGAGGCCAAGATGAAGTGGACCAACTTGCTGTACAAGGCAGAGGGTGTGAAGATCAGGGACGATGAGCGCCTGCTGCAGGAGGCCCTGAAGCGCAAAGAGAAGCGCCGGGCACAGCGGCAGCGCAAGTGGGAGAAGCGTTCGGAGCATGTGGTGGAGAAGATGCAGCAGCGACAGGACAAGCGACGCCAGAACCTGCGCAAGAAGAAGGCAGCTCGGGCCGAGCGACGGCTACAGAAGGCCCGCAAGAAGGGCCGGGTGCTGCCCCAGGACCTGGAGCGTGCAGGCCTCTCCTGA